A genomic segment from Meiothermus sp. Pnk-1 encodes:
- the cas5c gene encoding type I-C CRISPR-associated protein Cas5c, with product MRRFSLEVWGELACFTRPEFKVERFSYPLITPSAARGIFDAIYLDFDPQGKRPLMYWQVERIEVLRPVRYISLMRNEVKEKASLRNIQTWMKDPSSFEPLYADATKDDTGQDTKGRTQRQTMALKDVRYRLTAHAVLYREEHALRQKIEHSFERRARAGQCLYQPYLGCREFTGYFRLVEPGEEARPVPYSERIGWMLYDVFDLSRPGAPLRTDKGEKPQISLFEAEVVEGVLEVPPYESPQVRKGGV from the coding sequence ATGCGAAGGTTTAGCCTGGAAGTCTGGGGGGAGCTGGCCTGCTTCACCCGGCCTGAGTTCAAGGTCGAGCGCTTCAGCTACCCCCTCATCACCCCCAGCGCGGCGCGGGGCATCTTCGACGCCATCTACCTGGACTTTGACCCACAGGGCAAAAGGCCCCTCATGTACTGGCAGGTGGAGCGCATCGAGGTGCTGCGCCCGGTGCGCTACATCAGCCTCATGCGCAACGAGGTCAAGGAGAAGGCCAGCCTGCGCAACATCCAGACCTGGATGAAAGACCCCTCGAGCTTCGAGCCCCTCTACGCCGACGCCACCAAGGACGACACCGGCCAGGACACCAAGGGCCGCACCCAGCGCCAGACCATGGCCCTCAAGGACGTGCGCTACCGCCTCACCGCCCACGCGGTGCTCTACCGCGAGGAGCACGCCCTGCGGCAGAAGATCGAGCACAGCTTCGAGCGCCGGGCCAGAGCCGGGCAGTGCCTCTACCAGCCCTACCTGGGCTGCCGCGAGTTCACCGGCTACTTCCGGCTGGTGGAGCCCGGCGAGGAGGCCCGGCCCGTGCCCTACAGCGAACGGATCGGCTGGATGCTCTACGACGTCTTCGACCTCTCGCGCCCGGGGGCGCCGCTGCGCACCGACAAGGGCGAGAAGCCCCAGATCAGCCTCTTCGAGGCCGAGGTGGTGGAGGGGGTGCTCGAGGTGCCCCCCTACGAGAGCCCGCAGGTGAGAAAAGGAGGTGTGTGA
- the cas8c gene encoding type I-C CRISPR-associated protein Cas8c/Csd1: MLAQLVEYARQKGLEAEPGFTTKEIRWLAAVSPAGQLTELIPLDQAKTAPDLSQPEMMALPGYLKVEQAAHFLADTCAVVFGLAERDAQGEPKKPEEHAKNLLKQATFRLLIQLAAKDVPLLEPIARALSDPQQVQGFLAKLEAQAQKKGAEKLKPTDKISFFVQGRCVLDFPDWHGWWRQFRAQAFPRSGAAGQMPSFASGGLVTPAPTHPKVTKLGGSAFGHALVTYDKEAFESYGLSQGENAAVEEEAATAYRAGLDALLEKAETLGEMKVVVWYDREIPEEDDFFHDLFAPGSEAEELQALERAQRVLEALKTGQAPPEIRHSRFFAAALSPASGRVMVRDWQNGRLEEFVEAVKTWFEHLAIVRRSGDRPAALPGLNRLFLSLQRPKAPEQRLDDYLKPIKTLQVPLWRAALNPKLPIPYGALARVMESHTAEVMTGAFSEALRAQKPDAAALGRIYARMGLLKAYHIRKGGSMSAELDLSHPSPAYHCGRLMCLLAQIQEAAADAEINAGVIQRYYGAASSTPALVLGRLTRLSQHHLAKLAKDSPGLAHWFNTRLAEVWKALGKNLPRTLSLEEQSLFALGYYQQLAASRVKKDGPETAQSPLFQE, translated from the coding sequence ATGCTGGCACAGCTTGTGGAATACGCCCGGCAAAAAGGCCTGGAGGCCGAACCCGGCTTCACCACCAAGGAGATCCGCTGGCTGGCCGCGGTGAGCCCAGCGGGGCAGTTGACCGAGCTGATACCGCTGGACCAGGCTAAAACCGCCCCCGACCTCTCCCAGCCGGAGATGATGGCCCTGCCCGGCTACCTGAAGGTCGAGCAGGCCGCCCACTTCCTGGCCGACACCTGCGCGGTGGTGTTCGGCTTGGCCGAGCGGGACGCTCAAGGGGAGCCCAAGAAGCCTGAAGAGCACGCCAAGAACCTGCTAAAGCAGGCCACCTTCCGGCTGCTCATTCAACTTGCGGCCAAAGATGTGCCGCTGCTCGAGCCCATCGCCCGGGCGCTGTCCGACCCCCAGCAGGTGCAGGGGTTTTTGGCGAAGCTCGAGGCCCAAGCCCAGAAAAAGGGCGCGGAAAAGCTCAAACCCACGGATAAGATCTCCTTTTTCGTGCAGGGCCGCTGCGTGCTGGACTTCCCCGACTGGCACGGCTGGTGGCGGCAGTTTAGGGCCCAGGCCTTCCCCCGGTCGGGCGCGGCGGGCCAGATGCCCTCCTTTGCCAGCGGGGGGCTGGTCACCCCGGCCCCTACCCACCCCAAGGTGACCAAACTGGGCGGGAGCGCCTTTGGCCACGCCCTGGTGACCTACGACAAGGAGGCCTTCGAGTCCTACGGCCTCTCCCAAGGGGAGAACGCGGCGGTAGAGGAGGAGGCCGCCACCGCCTACCGGGCCGGGCTGGACGCGCTGTTGGAGAAAGCCGAGACCCTGGGCGAGATGAAGGTGGTGGTCTGGTACGACCGCGAGATCCCCGAGGAGGACGACTTCTTCCACGACCTCTTCGCCCCCGGCAGCGAGGCTGAGGAGCTACAGGCCCTCGAGCGCGCCCAGCGGGTGCTGGAGGCCCTCAAAACCGGCCAGGCCCCCCCGGAGATTCGCCACAGCCGCTTTTTCGCCGCCGCCCTGAGCCCGGCCTCGGGAAGGGTGATGGTGCGCGACTGGCAGAACGGCAGGTTGGAAGAGTTCGTAGAGGCGGTAAAGACCTGGTTCGAGCACCTGGCCATCGTGCGCCGCTCGGGCGACCGGCCCGCAGCTCTGCCGGGGCTTAATCGGCTCTTCTTGAGCCTGCAACGCCCCAAGGCCCCCGAGCAACGCCTCGACGACTACCTCAAGCCCATCAAAACCCTGCAAGTGCCCCTGTGGCGGGCGGCCCTGAACCCCAAGCTGCCCATCCCCTATGGGGCCCTGGCCCGCGTCATGGAGTCCCACACCGCCGAGGTGATGACCGGGGCTTTCAGCGAGGCCCTCCGGGCCCAGAAGCCCGACGCTGCGGCCCTGGGGCGGATCTACGCCCGCATGGGGCTGTTGAAGGCCTACCACATTCGCAAAGGAGGAAGCATGAGCGCCGAACTCGACCTAAGCCACCCCAGCCCGGCCTACCACTGTGGCCGCTTGATGTGCCTCTTGGCCCAGATCCAGGAGGCCGCCGCCGACGCCGAGATCAACGCCGGGGTGATCCAGCGCTACTACGGCGCGGCCAGCAGCACCCCGGCCCTGGTGCTGGGCCGCCTCACGCGGCTCTCGCAGCACCACCTGGCCAAGCTGGCCAAGGACTCCCCCGGCTTGGCCCACTGGTTCAACACCCGGCTGGCCGAGGTGTGGAAGGCCCTGGGAAAAAACCTTCCCCGCACCCTGAGCCTGGAGGAGCAGAGCCTATTCGCCCTGGGCTACTACCAGCAGCTCGCCGCCAGCCGGGTCAAAAAGGACGGCCCCGAAACCGCCCAAAGCCCGCTTTTCCAGGAGTAA
- the cas7c gene encoding type I-C CRISPR-associated protein Cas7/Csd2 codes for MSNPIQNRYEFLLFFDVQDGNPNGDPDSGNAPRVDPEDGHGLVSDVALKRRIRNYAQAAGAPIFVQHGTNLNRPIFEAHEKTGGFTGAKTKDKVEAARRWMCEQFFDVRTFGAVMSTGANAGQVRGPVQITFARSLDPIFPAEFSITRGAVAEDVKNAKTLEDYLRWEAEQPEDKLRTMGRKSQVAYGLYLAKGFISAHLAQGTGFSQADLKLLVEALLNMFEHDRSASKGHMATRRLYLFQHVGNGDPNNPEQNRRQAMLGCAPAHRLLDLGQVVSVRRLDESRPPRRFADYEVQADPARLPKGVRMLELDYWDEAKFETGWVGA; via the coding sequence ATGTCCAATCCCATCCAAAACCGCTACGAGTTCCTGCTCTTCTTCGACGTACAGGACGGCAACCCCAACGGCGACCCCGACTCGGGCAACGCCCCCCGCGTAGACCCCGAGGACGGCCACGGCCTGGTGAGCGACGTGGCCCTCAAGCGCCGCATCCGCAACTACGCCCAGGCTGCCGGAGCTCCCATTTTTGTCCAGCACGGCACCAACCTCAACCGCCCCATCTTCGAGGCCCACGAAAAAACCGGCGGCTTTACCGGCGCCAAGACCAAGGACAAGGTCGAGGCGGCCCGTCGCTGGATGTGCGAGCAGTTCTTCGACGTGCGCACCTTTGGCGCGGTGATGAGCACCGGGGCCAACGCCGGGCAGGTGCGCGGCCCGGTGCAGATCACCTTTGCCCGCAGCCTCGACCCCATCTTCCCCGCCGAGTTCAGCATCACCCGCGGCGCGGTGGCCGAGGACGTCAAGAACGCCAAGACCCTGGAGGACTACCTGCGCTGGGAGGCCGAGCAGCCCGAGGACAAGCTGCGCACCATGGGCCGCAAGAGCCAGGTGGCCTACGGCCTCTACCTGGCCAAGGGCTTCATCAGCGCCCACCTGGCCCAGGGCACCGGATTCAGCCAGGCCGACCTCAAGCTGTTGGTGGAGGCCCTGCTCAACATGTTCGAGCACGACCGCAGCGCCAGCAAGGGGCACATGGCCACCCGCCGGCTCTACCTTTTCCAGCACGTGGGCAACGGCGACCCCAACAACCCTGAGCAGAACCGGCGCCAGGCCATGCTGGGCTGCGCTCCCGCGCACCGCCTGCTCGATCTGGGCCAGGTGGTCTCGGTGCGCCGGCTCGACGAGAGCCGGCCACCCCGCCGCTTCGCCGATTACGAGGTACAGGCCGACCCCGCCCGGCTGCCCAAGGGGGTGCGGATGCTCGAGCTGGACTACTGGGACGAGGCCAAGTTTGAAACCGGCTGGGTGGGGGCGTAG
- the cmr1 gene encoding type III-B CRISPR module RAMP protein Cmr1, giving the protein MPRTIKIPAPTLTEPKLETWTLKLKTITPLFGGSATPREVDPENPVRAASVRGHLRFWWRAVAGAAEKLFEAEEAIWGSAEKHGKVALRVLEPNAGQPVRPSELVPDKGAAKTGPMERFFLHPFNENKREGLPEASGLKSVEFTLELDVTQLSPEEKEQLKTALRAWIAFGGVGARTRRGVGALEALSDVSEWLPASPNQLKAWFVVSPIAEPQHTTLAGAVICLGQPHKPNANDPYKGQAPWRELGRFWARFRKGHFLEDPQTGQTMKYTPMAGGKWRDHQTLKNLGHHQQEVALVKPYLGLPIVYQRLGNSFSGTLEAPHPQGRRMASPVILKPMAFADGSLRPAVIILRAPAPEQIKIGGRELKLQLPEHDPVLDALEAGDALEAVRKAARIQGFAVEVRL; this is encoded by the coding sequence ATGCCAAGGACGATCAAAATTCCAGCCCCAACCCTTACCGAGCCAAAACTAGAGACCTGGACGCTCAAGCTTAAGACCATCACCCCCCTGTTCGGCGGCAGCGCCACCCCCCGCGAGGTGGACCCTGAAAACCCGGTGCGGGCGGCCAGCGTACGCGGCCACCTGCGCTTCTGGTGGCGGGCCGTGGCGGGGGCGGCTGAAAAGCTGTTCGAGGCTGAGGAGGCCATCTGGGGCAGCGCTGAGAAGCACGGCAAGGTAGCCCTGCGCGTCCTCGAGCCCAACGCCGGACAGCCTGTAAGGCCCTCGGAGCTCGTACCGGACAAGGGCGCGGCAAAAACCGGTCCGATGGAGCGGTTCTTTTTGCACCCTTTCAACGAAAACAAACGCGAGGGCTTGCCAGAGGCCAGCGGGCTAAAGTCGGTGGAGTTCACCCTGGAACTCGACGTAACCCAGCTTAGCCCAGAGGAAAAAGAGCAGCTCAAGACCGCGCTGCGTGCCTGGATTGCCTTCGGGGGGGTAGGGGCCCGCACCCGGCGGGGGGTGGGGGCGCTCGAGGCGCTGAGCGATGTCTCGGAATGGCTGCCTGCAAGCCCTAACCAGCTCAAAGCCTGGTTTGTGGTTTCACCCATAGCGGAACCCCAGCACACCACCCTGGCCGGTGCGGTGATCTGCCTGGGGCAGCCCCACAAGCCCAACGCCAACGATCCCTACAAGGGGCAGGCCCCCTGGCGCGAGCTGGGCCGTTTCTGGGCGCGTTTTCGCAAGGGCCATTTCCTGGAAGACCCCCAGACTGGGCAAACCATGAAATACACCCCCATGGCCGGGGGCAAGTGGCGCGATCACCAAACCTTGAAGAACCTGGGGCACCACCAGCAGGAAGTTGCCCTCGTCAAGCCTTACCTGGGCCTGCCCATCGTCTACCAGCGTCTGGGAAATAGCTTCAGCGGCACCCTCGAGGCCCCCCACCCCCAGGGCCGGCGCATGGCCTCGCCGGTGATCCTCAAGCCCATGGCCTTTGCCGATGGCAGCCTGCGGCCTGCGGTGATCATCCTCCGTGCCCCGGCTCCCGAGCAGATCAAGATCGGGGGGCGGGAACTAAAGCTGCAGCTTCCCGAGCACGACCCCGTGCTGGATGCGCTCGAGGCCGGCGACGCACTGGAAGCGGTGCGCAAGGCCGCCCGCATCCAGGGCTTCGCCGTGGAGGTGCGCCTATGA